DNA from Pseudophryne corroboree isolate aPseCor3 chromosome 7, aPseCor3.hap2, whole genome shotgun sequence:
CAGCACTACTAGAGTTCTCCCGCTCAAGAGAGAGTAAATGGCAGGGTGGGAGAAGGGGTACTGTCTGATGAACATCAGGGCATTTTGGCCAGCTTTTCTTTTTTGACGGTCGGTGACCGTGGTGATGGGGGGCGGGGAAGGGGTCCTATCAGAACACGTAGATGCACTGCTTCTATAGCTTGTGGAATCAGAATACTCATCAAGAGTATTTctttctgcatccctgctgcttagTAAGTAGCCCAATTCGGGTGTAGGTACCACTTCTCTAGAAGCATTGTCCACCTGTTCTACCAGGAATGTCACCTGACTAGATGTCTGTCCCATGTGTTTGCCTGGCTGTGGTGGGACGCTAACAACAGGGCCATCAACGCAACTTTCTGGCACAAGATCTCCAGTTAGCTCTTCTGGACTTGACGTATCTGCCCTTATACAGCAGGCAGGGTCAACCAACAAATCATCCCCAGAGGAGGAATTACCCTTCATGGCATCCACTTTATTGACACTCTGACAGTCATGCTGCTCTCTAATCAACTCCTCTACACAGGGATCTTCTTCATCAATGGCTATTTGGTAGGTTCCCCTAAAATCCTCGGGGATCACAGTGTCAGAAGTGCAGGTGCTAAGAACCTCAATGCTGTCCTCGCTAATGGTTCTTCTACTACCTGCCTTGCTCCTCAAAGGCTGTGGACTGGGATGCAGCCTAAGACAAGGCTGACTTTCCGAGTGAATGGGTGAGGTAGACTTCTCAGTCCTTAAGACCTCGATACTCTCGCCGCTGCTAAAACTCCCTTTGGCTTCAACATCAAGAAATTCAACATTTCCCTGGTTATCACAGGTACACGGACCAGACTCCTCTCCATCACGTTCACCATTAAATATCTCCTGCTCAATTTTTATAGGAACAGACTCCACGCTTGACTTGTACGATGCTGCGTTTGCCAAAGGCTTCAAGCTTTCGGGCTCTTCTACAAATGTGGAGCTTTGCATAGGTTGGGGAATCCCCAAGTTATCAGAGTACTGCCGGTCCATCAACCTCGAATCCCATGTTGACACATCCTCAAATAAGAAGTTTGCAATGGCTTGTTGACCCAAGAGGGCCTTGTCAAGATTACTCATCAGCAAGTAGCTGACATCACCTCTATATCGTTTTTCAATACCTGTCAGCAGGTTGATGGTTTGCGTGAAGAAGTAAATATCAACCAGCTCCTCCAACGTTTTCAGTTTTTTATCAAAACATTTTGAAGATTTGGCTTTGATAAACTTGGGAGTGTAAGAGGCCCTAGGGATGTACAGGTCGGCCTCATTGTTCCTTTCATGGTCAGAGGCTGCGGCCTGATCTGACTCCTGTGGAGTGGTCTCGTCCGGGGAGCTTTCTGGAACATATGGCTGGTAGTCATCGCCTTTTAAATGCCTGTAAGGGTAGGACTGTATCTGTTTCAGTAGATCCTGATGCTCGATGATGGATTTCTCCACGTTGGCCAGCTCGTTGGCTTTATCGATGGCCTGCGTGGTGTAGAAGCCCTTGTCATCTGTCTTCTGCTGGTCCTCCATCTCGGTCAGCAGCACCGTGCGGGTGTAGTCCAGGTCTTTCAGCTTCTTCTCCAGCTCGTTGGCGAACGCCTTTCGGTTGCCGGTCTTCAGGCAGTCTGAGGCCTTGGAGAAGTCGCCGGAGAGCGCCAGGAACTGCTGCATGATCTTGTCCTCATCGGTGGAGATGTAGGCCATGCAGAAGGGCCGGACGAAGCCCCGGGCCTCCAGGTCGTACAGGGTGAGGTGGTGGACATAGGCGAAGGCGCCCTCCTTGGAGTCTCCTAGCACCACCTTGGAGTCTTCCACGAAGTTGAGCTTGGGGTAGGAAGAGCCAGGAGGGTGGCCCACAAAAGAGGCCTGGTAGTCCACCGACATGATGCGCAGGGAGAAGTAGTTCAGGTCGAAGACCCCACGGACCTGGGGGTCGTCCGGGATGGTGAGAAGCGGCTGCGGCCCAACCTGCTCGGAGAACTCGGAGATGAGGATGAAGTCCCGGGAGAACTTAGCTCCGGACAGCCGTGACCAAGGGCTGCTTTCCACCTCCGAGTAGGGGAAGAGCGGCACCGAGTACTCCTCCGGCAACCCGGGGGAGCCCCTGGGGTGATCATACTCTTCCTCCCGGGTGAAGGCCACCAGATCCGGGGATCCAATCATCGTCTCTCCCGGAAACCTCCTGACAGCAGCCAGCGCCACTCTCCGTCCTCCCCTGTCTCTCACAGCCGCCTCACAGCAGCCAGGGGGGTAGCCATCTTGGAGGACGAACCACATGACCACCCCGTGACGTCACGTCGCCTCGGACAAAGCCGGCGAACGGTGCCCCGCCGGCGCCCGGGAAGACCAGGGGCCGATTCGGGGGAGCCACCGCCGGCCGTCACCGGCCCGAGCCACTCGCCGCAGCGGCCGGGAGTCAGAGAACGGTTGCGCGGTGCACGCCGGGATATGTAGTCCGGCGCTGGTCACGTGAGACGGGGTAGTTCTCCGGGGAATAGAGTGGGTCAGTGGGTGAGGatagggggggggggtatgtgactGTGTACGGGAAGAGAGAAGGGTCATTCCGCAGCAGCTGCGGCAGCAACGACAAACGACGCGGGAAACATCATAAATAATAATCACGTAAGTTATCGCTATATCGTGTCATGTATCCAAGAGAGATTCGTCCCTTAGGCACATATTACGTCTGTGGGACATTTCCCTGGTATGTGTGATAGTATCATGGGTCCCATGCTGGAAGTCTCAGCTCCTGTCCCTGTGCTTAGTGGCATAACTCCAAATGCCATGTATACCACCCAGATATGCATCACTGATCTAAGTAtacatactacagtatatatatatatatatatatatcatacattacATCCACAGGGGGGCAAGTGACTCTACAGCTGCACTCTAGACATGCTGCGACATGTAGTCCGACGACAGCTGGAGAGCTCCCGATTCCCTGCCGCCTCTGTATAATGTACATGCACCTGTCCCCTCCACTGAATCTGTTCCGCCATGCTCCAGTCAGCACCCAATCTGCAACTAGTGCGTTTTCATCAaatgttttatgtgtgtgtgtgtgtgtatatatatatttctctatcgtcctagtggatgctggggttcctgaaaggaccatggggaatagcggctccgcaggagacagggcacaaaagtaaagcttttacaggtcaggtggtgtgtactggctcctccccctatgaccctcctccagactccagttagatttttgtgcccggccgagaagggtgcaattctaggtggctctcataaagagctgcttagagagtttagcttaggttttttattttacagtgattcctgctggcaacaggatcactgcaacgagggacagaggggagaagaagtgaactcacctgcgtgcaggatggattggcttcttggctactggacatgaagctccagagggacgatcacaggtacagcctggatggtcaccggagccacgccgccggccccctcacagatgctgaagcaagaagaggtccagaatcggcggctgaagactcctgcagtcttcttaaggtagcgcacagcactgcagctgtgcgccattttcctctcagcacacttcacacggcagtcactgagggtgcagggcgctgggaggggggcgccctgggaggcaaatgaaaacctttaaaaaggctaaaaatacctcacatatagccccagaggctatatggagatatttacccctgcctaaatgtactaaatagcgggagacgagcccgccggaaaaggggcggggcctatctcctcagcacacggcgccattttctgtcacagctccgctggtcaggaaggctcccaggtctctcccctgcactgcactacagaaacagggtataacagagagggggggcaaaataaatggcaatatatcaatataaaagcagctataagggagcacttaatcataaggctatccctgtcatatatagcgctttttggtgtgtgctggcagactctccctctgtctccccaaagggctagtgggtcctgtcttcgtatagagcattccctgtgtgtctgctgtgtgtcggtacgtgtgtgtcgacatgtatgaggacgttattggtgtggaggcggagcaattgccaaatatgaggatgtcacctcctagggggtcgacaccagaatggatgcctttatttgtggaattacgggatagcgtcaactcgcttaagcagtcgtttgccgacatgaggcggccggacactcaattagtgcctgtccaggcgcctcaaacaccgtcaggggctgtaaaacgccccttgcctcagtcggtcgacacagacccagacacaggcactgattccggtggtgaaggtgacgaatcaaccgtattttccagtagggccacacgttatatgattttggcaataaaggagatgttacatttagctgatactacaggtaccactaaacagggtattatgtggggtgtgaaaaaactaccagtagtttttaccgaatcagaagaattaaatgacgtgtgtgatgaagcgtggggtgccccgataaaaaactgctaatttcaaagaagttattggctttataccctttcccgccagaggttagggagcgctgggaaacacctcctagggtggacaaagcgctaacacgcttatcaaaacaagtggcgttaccctctcctgagacggccgcacttaaagatccatcagataggaggatggaaaatatccaaaaaggtatatacacacatgcaggtgttatactacgaccagctattgcgactgcctggatgtgcagtgctgggggtagtttggtcagagtccctgatcgaaaatattgataccctggacggggacaatattttactgtcgttagaacaaataaaggatgcatttctttatatgcgtgatgcacagagagatatctgcacactggcatcacgggtaagtgctatgtccatttcggccagaagagctttatggacacgacagtggacaggcgatgcgtagaggagttatttggggtcggtctatcggatttggtggccacggctacggccgggaaatccacctttctacctcaagtcactccccaacagaaaaaggcaccgacttttcaaccgcagccttttcgttcctttaaaaataagagagcaaagggctattcatatctgccacgaggcagaggacgagggaagagacagcaacaggcagctccttcccaggaacagaagccctccccggcttctacaaaagcctcagcatgacgctggggcttcgcaagcggacttgggggcggtaggcggtcgtctcaaaaattacagcgcgcagtgggctcactcgcaggtaaatccctggatcctgcagataatatctcaggggtacaggttgaaattagagacagagccacctcgccgtttcctgaagtcggctttaccaacgtccccctcagaaagggagacggttttggaagccattcacaagctgtattctcagcaggtgatagtcaaggtacctcttctacaacaagggaaggggtattattccactctttttgtggtaccgaagccggatggctcggtaaggcctattctaaatctgaagtccttgaacctgtacataaagaagttcaagttcaagatggagtcactcagagcagtgatagcgaacctggaagaaggggactttatggtatccttggacatcaaggatgcgtatctccacgttccaattacccctcacaccaggggtacctcaggttcgttgtacaaaactgtcactatcagtttcagacgctgccgtttggtttgtccacggcacctcgggtctttacaaaggtaatggccgagataatatttcttcttcgaagaaaaggcgtattaattatcccatacttggacgatctcctaataaggacaaggtccagagaacagctagagatgggtttagcactatctcaagaggtgctaaagcagcacggatggattctgaatattccaaaatcccaattaatgccgacaactcgtctgctgttcctggggatgattctggacacagttcagaaaaaggtttttcttcccgaagaaaaagccaaggagttatctgacctggtcaggaacctcctaaaaccaggaaaggtgtctgtacatcaatgcacaagagtcctgggaaaaaatggtagcttcttacgaagcaatccctttcggcagattccatgcaaagggatctgttggacaaatggtcagggtcgcatcttcagatgcacctgcggataaccctgtcgccgaggacaagggtatcccttctgtggtggttgcaggaggctcatctattggagggccgcagattcggcaagcaggattggatcctggtgaccacggatgccagcctgagaggctggggagcagtcacacagggaagaaatttccagggagtgtggtcgagcctgaaaaagtctcttcacataagcattctggaactaagagcaatctacaatgctctaagccaggcggaacctctgcttcaaggaagaccggtgttgatccagtcggacaacatcacggcagtcgcccatgtaaacagacagggcggcacaagaaacagaatggcagaagctgccaggatccttcgctgggcggagaatcacgtgatagcattgtcagcagtattcatcccgggcgtggacaactgggaagcagacttcctcagcagacacgaccttcacccgggagagtgggtacttcatccagaagttttccacatgctattaaaccgttgggtaaaaccaatggtggacatgatggcgtctcgcctcaacaagacactggacagttattgcgccaggtcaagagatccgcaggcaatagctgtggacgcgttggtaacaccttgggtgtaccagtccgtatatgtgtttcctcctctgcctctcataccaaaggtattgaggattatacggcaaagaggagtaagactagtggctccggattggccaagaaggacttggtacccggaacttcaagagatggtcacggacgatccgtggcctctacttctgagaagggacctgcttcagcagggtccttgtctttttcaagacttaccgcggctgcgtttgacggcatggcgtttgaatgccagatcctaaaaggaaaaggcattccagaagaagtcattcctaccttgataaaggcaaggaaggaagtcaccgcgaagcattatcgccgtatttggcgaaaatatgttgcgtggtgcgagcagcggagtgctccgatggaggaatttcaactgggtcgttttcctacatttcctgcaatcaggattgtctatgggtctcaaattgggatctattaaggttcaaatttcggccctatcaatattcttccaaaaagaattggcctcagtccctgaggtccagatttttatcaaaggagtactgcatatacagcctcctgtggtgcctaaggtggcaccgtgggatctaaatgtagttttagatttcctcaaatccaattggtttgaaccactaaagaatgtggatttgaaatatctcacatggaaagtgactatgttactggccctggcttcggccgggagagtatctgaactggcggctttgttttataaaagcccttatttaattttccattcgacatagggcagagctgcggacgcgtccgcattttctccctaaggtggtatcagcgtttcacctgaaccagcctattgtagtgcctgcggctacagacgacttgaaggactccaagttgttggacgttgtcagagccttaaaaatatacatttaaaggacggctggagtcagaaaatctgactcgctgtttatactgtatgcacccaacaagttgggtgcacctgcttctaagcagtcgattgctcgttggatttgtaacaaaattcaacttgtacattctgtggcaggcctgccacagcctaaatctgttaaggcccattccgcaaggaaggtgggctcatcttgggcggctgcccgaggggtctcggcattacaactctgccgagcagctacgtggtcaggggagaacacgtttgtaaatttttacaaatttgataccctggcaaaggaggacctggagttctctcattcggtgctgcagagtcatccgcactctcccgcccgtttgggagctttggtataatccccatggtcctttcaggaaccccagcatccacttaggacgatagagaaaataagaatttacttaccgataattctatttctcggagtccgtagtggatgctgggcgcccatcccaagtgcggattatctgcaatacttgtacatagttattgttaactaattcgggttattgtttaggaagccatctttcagaggctcctctgttatcatactgttaactgggtttagatcacaagttgtacggtgtgattggtgtggctggtatgagtcttacccgggattcaaaatcctcccttattgtgtacgctcgtccgggcacagtacctaactggagtctggaggagggtcatagggggaggagccagtacacaccacctgacctgtaaaagctttacttttgtgccctgtctcctgcggagccgctatctcctgcggagccgctattccccatggtcctttcaggaaccccagcatccactacggactccgagaaatagaattatcggtaagtaaattcttattatatatatatatatatatatgggagatgtactaagcctgaaaagtgataaatatcacagtgataaagcaccagccaatcggctcctaactgccatgttacaggctgtgtttgaaaaatgacagttaaggggggtactcacgggagagatgtgtgctgagcgatcttaacacagaccgctcagcacacatctctcaccccgctcagcacagcgcgatgtgctaagtgagggggaaagccgacggggggccgctcacttcacacaacggtgaagtgagcgacccgctagattgagcctgcatacaggctcaatctagcatcggtgaTGCGCGaggtcgcgcatcgctatcgctggagggcatacacacggcagatccgtgcttaaaatctaagcaatctagcaagattgcttagattttaagcacggatctctccgtgtgtacccccctttaggagccgattggctggtgctttatcactgtgatatttatcacttttcaggcttagtacatctggcctatatatatatatataatatatatatatatatatatatatatatatatattgaaaattgAAGTTAAACTGATATAGATCCTACACGGTACAAGACATAACCATAGCGTAAACATTTACTTGGGGGTTCATCTCAGTATAGGACATCAGTGGTGCCAAAGGATTTTCCAGTCACAGATGCCTCACCTCTACCATATACTGTGATTCCTTATTTGTAGCTGCTATTTGAGGCATTTGATCTGTAGTAACTGGGATGTTTAAATCATTTCCAATCATTCTTTTCAGATTTCTCATACAGTATTTGGTTACTGTGGTGACAGGCCACCTATTCTTTCTACACAAACTGTTGGATCGCTGTATTGTATGAAAGGTTAATAGCCGCGGTAATTACTTACTGTTTACAAGGCAGCCGACTAATGACAGCACAGTAGAATTCTGCGTAAGTAATATATATGTAATTGCTGATATTTGCATGTGGTGAAGATGCCTTGCTGCTGGCTGTAGGGCACGCTCCTGTCTTCATGGCAGGGCTTCTTTgcaacagtgtgtatatatatatatatatacaggttgagtctcccttatccaaaatgcttgggaccagaagtattttggatatgggatttttccgtattttggaataattgcataccataatgagatatcatggtgatgggaccttaatctaagcacagaatgcatttatgttacatatacaccttatacacacagcctgaaggtaattttagccaattattttttataactttgtgcattaaacaaagtgtgtctgcattcacacaattcatttatgtttcatatacaccttatacacacagcctgaaggtcacttaatacaatatttttaataactttgtgtattaaacaaagtttgtgtacattgagccatcagaaaacaaaggtttcactatctcaatctcactcataaaagtccgtatttcgaaatattccgtatttcggaatatttggatatgggatactcaacctgtatatatatttttttttaaatgtaactttAATTGCATTGACAGGGCCATAGCAGTCAAGGTGTCATCACTGACAAAGAGATTTATATACATTACTGGTTCCTCTGTGTAAATGCGGTGGGTACACTTTCAGGAGTTGTTGATTGTGTCGCAACCCTATTTTGGAGCCAATAATGGAAGATAgaagatacagggcctaattcagacctgatcgcagcagctaaatctttctctaatgggcaaatccatgtgcactgcaggtggggcagatgtaaaatgtgcagagagagttaaatttgggtgggttatattgtttctgtgcagggtaaatactggctgctttatttttacactgcaatttagatttcagtttgaacactttccacccaaatctaactctctctgcacatgttacatccgacccacctgcactgcacatggggcctaattcagacctgatcagttactcagacatgcggggggacgcccagcacagggctagtctgccccgcatgtcttgcCCTACccacccccacacaagtacaaaagcatcacacagcggtgatgcatttgtacttgatgagtagctccttACCTGCGcagctacccgtcgctgtctgggtcacagtggctgcggtgacgtcacgcagccgccctgccCCTcgcacggtccggacacgcctgcgttgccaaGACTGCACCCCCAAAACGTCCAAACGTTGCCGGCattcccagcgatcgcctctgcctgccaatcaggcagaggcgatcgctgggctgagacggccatcggctgtctggcatgcgtcggctCACTGCTGcgtcagcgcatgcgcagttcagacctaatcgatcaggtctgaattagacccatggttttgcctattagagaaaatgtttgctgttgcgatcaggtctgaattagacccatggttttgcctattagggaaaatgtttgctgctgcgatcaggcctgaattaggcccacagaacaTTTATTATAGTTGGTATATTTAGTGTTTGCTTGTTGTTGTGCTTCCATTTGTTGAAAGCTCTTTCTCATTCGTTAAACAGGTgcaccttgaatccttatttggttCCTTTCTGTTATATCTGGGCACTGAGTACACAGAGGCCGACATGACTGTCACATACTCCAAGAACCTTCCTGTTCTCCTGTAATGATTTTCCGGAGCAGTCTTATAGCAGTCAGCAGGCTTAAGCTGCCCATTCAACTGTCCGTTCGTCATTGCGCTCAGGAATATGCAAATATGGCCCTGAGGATTCCCGTCCAGAAGGTGTTGTGCGTTGCTGAGAAAAACGATGCTGCCAAGGGGATTTCAGATCTTTTGTCCAATAGCCGGATGAGGAGGGTGAGACTATGCCTGTACTATTTTGTTTCATGACGCCCCCACCCTGCCGCCGGCTCCTTCCAATGGAGGCAAAAT
Protein-coding regions in this window:
- the SMCR8 gene encoding guanine nucleotide exchange protein SMCR8, translating into MWFVLQDGYPPGCCEAAVRDRGGRRVALAAVRRFPGETMIGSPDLVAFTREEEYDHPRGSPGLPEEYSVPLFPYSEVESSPWSRLSGAKFSRDFILISEFSEQVGPQPLLTIPDDPQVRGVFDLNYFSLRIMSVDYQASFVGHPPGSSYPKLNFVEDSKVVLGDSKEGAFAYVHHLTLYDLEARGFVRPFCMAYISTDEDKIMQQFLALSGDFSKASDCLKTGNRKAFANELEKKLKDLDYTRTVLLTEMEDQQKTDDKGFYTTQAIDKANELANVEKSIIEHQDLLKQIQSYPYRHLKGDDYQPYVPESSPDETTPQESDQAAASDHERNNEADLYIPRASYTPKFIKAKSSKCFDKKLKTLEELVDIYFFTQTINLLTGIEKRYRGDVSYLLMSNLDKALLGQQAIANFLFEDVSTWDSRLMDRQYSDNLGIPQPMQSSTFVEEPESLKPLANAASYKSSVESVPIKIEQEIFNGERDGEESGPCTCDNQGNVEFLDVEAKGSFSSGESIEVLRTEKSTSPIHSESQPCLRLHPSPQPLRSKAGSRRTISEDSIEVLSTCTSDTVIPEDFRGTYQIAIDEEDPCVEELIREQHDCQSVNKVDAMKGNSSSGDDLLVDPACCIRADTSSPEELTGDLVPESCVDGPVVSVPPQPGKHMGQTSSQVTFLVEQVDNASREVVPTPELGYLLSSRDAERNTLDEYSDSTSYRSSASTCSDRTPSPPPITTVTDRQKRKAGQNALMFIRQYPFSHPAIYSLLSGRTLVVLGEEEAFVKRLVTALSVFVPNCGHVAKPVKLWVTSPLHITDFQKWKLIGLQRGVSPSGSNTLHSLNRYSRYTSVLDADNKTLRCPVYRGTLLQRLADHRTQIRKGSTYYMHVQSMLTQLSAKAFLFTFCPHVHLPIREKESEESIAQRRAAFLQQLLGLTQEDGKIVEYLSELLKMHYLRETGTQLLPVLRFDYIPSVLYKI